The following are from one region of the Arthrobacter sp. TMP15 genome:
- a CDS encoding FBP domain-containing protein → MLPFTEEQIRTSLINASVRERKNLNLPESFSSLDWKNLDFLGWRDRKYPRLGYLIAWVDGNPTGLILRHIEGRLSSRAQCAWCEDVTLPNDVVFFNAKRGGLAGRNGDTVATLMCAKFECSANVRRPAPPAYVGFDVQAARQERIVMLQSNTQAFLRNMAAGVD, encoded by the coding sequence ATGCTTCCTTTTACAGAAGAACAAATTCGCACTTCCCTTATAAACGCCTCCGTCAGGGAGCGCAAAAACCTCAACCTGCCGGAGAGCTTCAGCTCCCTTGACTGGAAGAACCTCGATTTTTTGGGCTGGCGAGATCGCAAGTACCCCAGGCTCGGCTACTTAATTGCTTGGGTAGATGGGAATCCGACCGGGCTGATTCTTCGTCATATTGAAGGCCGGCTCAGTAGTCGTGCTCAGTGCGCATGGTGCGAGGACGTGACTCTACCTAACGACGTTGTCTTCTTTAACGCCAAGAGGGGAGGGTTAGCCGGACGAAATGGCGACACCGTGGCGACACTGATGTGCGCCAAATTTGAGTGCTCCGCCAACGTACGAAGGCCAGCGCCACCGGCGTACGTGGGGTTTGATGTTCAGGCTGCACGCCAAGAACGGATCGTCATGCTCCAATCCAACACCCAGGCTTTCTTACGCAACATGGCTGCTGGTGTTGACTAG
- a CDS encoding FtsW/RodA/SpoVE family cell cycle protein — MSQLLTVAKPRRNTELLLLLLALGMSAMANALVNLNLGRTFDNDFYMQLAILAGLSIGFHVVLRLKAKYADPVILPVVVALNGIGLAVIHRLDITFGDSAAPRQWVWTSFAVITAVAVIWFLRDHRILRRYTYISLLVSVILLILPLLPFIGAGTINGATVWISLGPFTFQPGEIAKITLAIFFAGYLSSNRDLILLAGKKIGPLQLPRARDLAPMIVAWLASVGVLVFQRDLGSSILFFGLFMVMIYVATSRISWILIGLALMAVGGVAAYQIFPHVARRIDVWVNAFDPAYIGAPFGSFQVVEGLFGLANGGLIGTGLGQGSPEELPVANSDMIIAVIGEEIGLVGLFAILCLYALFIARGFRAALGTRDAFGKLLAVGLSFAVALQCFVIIGGVTRLIPLTGLTTPFLAAGGSSLLANWIIVALILKISDAARRPLNVSGPPAPIDPNPQIGKEQKEVPAL; from the coding sequence ATGAGCCAATTGTTAACCGTGGCAAAGCCACGCCGCAACACTGAGCTGCTCCTGCTACTGCTTGCCCTTGGCATGTCAGCCATGGCAAACGCTCTGGTGAACCTGAATTTGGGGCGCACATTTGACAATGATTTTTACATGCAGCTGGCCATCTTGGCCGGGCTCTCCATCGGTTTTCACGTAGTCCTGCGCCTTAAAGCAAAATATGCCGATCCGGTGATATTACCTGTTGTGGTAGCCCTCAACGGAATCGGCTTGGCCGTCATTCACCGACTGGACATAACCTTCGGTGACAGCGCTGCTCCACGCCAATGGGTCTGGACCAGCTTTGCTGTGATTACCGCCGTCGCCGTCATTTGGTTCCTGCGAGATCACCGCATTTTGCGACGATACACCTATATTTCTCTTCTCGTCTCCGTTATCTTGCTGATCTTGCCGCTGCTTCCATTTATTGGCGCCGGTACTATCAACGGCGCGACGGTTTGGATCTCCCTAGGGCCGTTTACCTTCCAGCCCGGAGAAATAGCAAAGATCACGCTGGCAATATTCTTTGCAGGGTATCTATCATCGAACCGCGACTTGATCTTACTTGCAGGAAAAAAGATCGGCCCGCTGCAACTACCGCGAGCCAGGGATCTGGCACCGATGATAGTGGCATGGCTAGCCAGCGTTGGAGTATTGGTGTTCCAACGCGATCTTGGATCCTCCATTTTGTTCTTTGGTTTGTTCATGGTCATGATCTACGTTGCCACCAGCCGAATCAGCTGGATCCTGATTGGGTTGGCGCTAATGGCGGTTGGTGGAGTAGCTGCCTACCAAATTTTTCCGCACGTTGCCCGGCGTATCGACGTGTGGGTGAATGCCTTTGATCCCGCCTATATCGGCGCCCCTTTCGGCAGCTTTCAAGTTGTGGAGGGCCTCTTTGGCCTAGCGAACGGTGGTCTCATCGGTACAGGACTTGGCCAGGGATCACCCGAAGAACTCCCCGTAGCCAATAGCGACATGATTATTGCCGTTATTGGAGAAGAGATCGGTCTAGTGGGCCTCTTCGCAATCCTGTGCCTCTACGCACTCTTCATAGCGCGCGGTTTCCGCGCAGCACTGGGGACTAGGGATGCCTTCGGCAAGCTCCTGGCAGTAGGACTGTCGTTTGCGGTGGCTCTCCAGTGTTTCGTGATCATTGGCGGAGTCACCCGACTAATCCCGTTGACGGGGCTGACAACACCTTTCCTAGCTGCAGGTGGATCCTCTCTGCTTGCAAACTGGATCATCGTAGCCTTGATATTAAAGATCTCCGACGCAGCACGGCGTCCCCTTAACGTCTCCGGGCCACCTGCCCCAATTGACCCGAACCCTCAAATCGGCAAAGAACAGAAGGAGGTGCCAGCCCTGTGA
- a CDS encoding FhaA domain-containing protein encodes MGLFDNVEKGIEKAVRGAFSLGSKTLQPVEMANALRRELDDKAMTLDAGRTLAPNVFNIELGDADFERARSWGVTLAEELCDVVINHSRSQGYVLQGPVRVAFNHEDELRPGAFEVLSATEKEAGPPGQASSPLAPSRPPGRPAMSADAQAPPALPSPVYKRQPAPSAANTPAGTGQPVLDIDGQRYSLNAPSIILGRSSEADILIDDTGVSRKHLEVRTENGASTAVDLGSTNGSYVDGHRVHGTASLHDGSSITMGRTQITFRILPLRGGGRR; translated from the coding sequence ATGGGATTGTTTGACAACGTTGAAAAGGGCATTGAAAAGGCAGTTCGCGGCGCATTCTCCCTCGGCTCAAAAACCTTACAACCTGTGGAGATGGCCAACGCCCTTCGCAGGGAACTTGACGACAAGGCTATGACCTTGGATGCCGGACGGACATTGGCTCCCAACGTTTTTAACATTGAATTAGGCGACGCAGACTTCGAACGCGCCCGCTCATGGGGTGTGACCTTGGCTGAAGAGTTGTGTGATGTAGTCATCAACCACTCCCGCAGTCAAGGATATGTTTTGCAGGGGCCCGTGCGGGTTGCCTTCAATCACGAAGACGAGCTACGTCCTGGCGCGTTTGAGGTGCTTTCTGCCACCGAGAAAGAAGCCGGTCCACCGGGCCAAGCCTCATCGCCGCTGGCCCCATCACGTCCGCCTGGGCGTCCAGCTATGAGTGCCGACGCACAAGCACCTCCCGCTTTACCTTCACCAGTGTACAAACGCCAGCCCGCGCCGTCGGCCGCAAATACTCCAGCCGGAACCGGCCAGCCAGTGCTGGACATAGATGGCCAGCGCTATTCCTTAAACGCACCATCCATTATCTTGGGGCGCTCTTCAGAAGCCGACATTTTGATCGATGACACTGGTGTCTCACGCAAGCACTTAGAAGTACGTACGGAAAATGGTGCCAGCACAGCAGTTGATCTTGGTTCAACGAACGGCAGCTACGTAGACGGCCACCGGGTTCATGGCACCGCTTCGCTGCACGACGGATCAAGCATCACCATGGGTCGTACCCAGATCACATTCCGCATTTTGCCTTTGCGCGGCGGTGGCAGGCGATGA
- a CDS encoding FHA domain-containing protein has protein sequence MNDLSLVVTILRFGFLVLMWIMVFSVVAAMRRDLVIGRKAKVGAPTARQARKHPELVDETPPAKVQARQLVVTEGPLAGTTLELAGTPILLGRAQEATLVLEDDYASGRHARLFPQGTRWFIEDLGSTNGTFLGDAALTRALPVELGVPVRIGKTVIELRP, from the coding sequence ATGAATGATCTCAGTCTTGTAGTTACGATTTTGCGCTTCGGTTTCCTGGTCCTGATGTGGATCATGGTTTTCAGCGTTGTCGCGGCCATGCGTCGCGACCTCGTCATAGGACGCAAGGCCAAAGTTGGCGCTCCAACCGCCCGCCAGGCACGCAAACACCCTGAGTTGGTTGATGAAACCCCGCCGGCGAAAGTGCAGGCACGTCAACTCGTTGTAACGGAAGGCCCGTTGGCGGGCACGACCTTGGAGCTTGCAGGTACCCCCATCTTGTTGGGACGGGCACAGGAAGCGACTCTTGTCCTTGAGGACGATTACGCATCCGGCCGTCATGCTCGCCTATTCCCTCAGGGCACCCGCTGGTTTATTGAAGATTTGGGCTCCACTAACGGAACATTCCTCGGGGATGCTGCTTTGACGCGGGCCCTCCCTGTGGAGCTTGGGGTTCCTGTGCGGATCGGCAAAACGGTCATCGAATTGAGGCCGTAA
- a CDS encoding PP2C family serine/threonine-protein phosphatase, which yields MAHTPLVLSYAARSHVGMVRAKNDDSAYAGRYLAVVADGMGGHAGGDVASASTVLDLIHLDHNKHDDHAGAHLADEIQSANSLLSELVHVNPKLAGMGTTVTALLLSGQRLAFAHIGDSRAYRLKDGVFEQMSTDHTFVQRMIDDGRMTEAEAEVHPHKNVLMRVLGDVDASPELDLKYFDAAIGERWLLCSDGLNFVRHEMIEEVIRHTKSLAVAADTLVDLTLAAGSPDNVTVVVFDITEAVPDDTATATLDTISATPPVSDEPDLPPLLAEDLANGSPSGEDQAVAGAAEADAPNRDDQDSASVGDDEFTDDSEALDSHIRESVIQQELSSRPHELVGAALTANAEGKIPQLAKPSTVRRAATVLTHKPSSTKPSLQEDDEVSLPRLRQRPWVLAIVGSLVAIVIVAGSWAAYTWTQTQFFVGVSQGNVAIYKGVSQSLGPISLSHVYRETGVEVSSLPDYSQQLVAKTLPASTLSDAEAIISDLQLGTGSSLPPCDLVIKPTASPTPTGNSSATAKATPSVIPTPSSSSSTSGSSTSGPASGKATPTAQPTCIPGGKK from the coding sequence ATGGCACATACACCTCTAGTGCTGAGCTACGCCGCTAGATCGCATGTGGGTATGGTGAGAGCCAAAAATGATGACTCCGCATACGCCGGGCGGTATCTGGCCGTTGTTGCCGACGGTATGGGTGGTCATGCTGGGGGGGACGTTGCCAGCGCCTCAACTGTTCTGGATCTCATCCATCTTGACCACAATAAACACGACGACCACGCCGGTGCCCACCTCGCGGATGAAATCCAGAGCGCAAATTCGCTGCTCTCTGAACTTGTGCACGTTAATCCAAAACTGGCTGGCATGGGTACGACGGTGACAGCACTGTTGCTCTCCGGCCAGCGTTTGGCGTTTGCACATATCGGTGATTCCCGAGCGTATCGACTCAAAGACGGCGTCTTTGAGCAGATGAGCACGGACCACACATTTGTCCAGCGAATGATTGACGACGGGCGTATGACCGAGGCAGAGGCTGAGGTTCACCCCCACAAAAACGTCCTGATGCGTGTACTTGGCGACGTAGACGCATCGCCGGAGCTAGATTTAAAGTACTTCGATGCCGCCATTGGTGAGCGTTGGCTGCTGTGCTCTGACGGCTTGAACTTCGTCCGGCACGAAATGATCGAAGAGGTAATCCGGCACACGAAGTCCCTCGCTGTGGCTGCAGATACGCTCGTAGATTTAACGCTAGCCGCAGGTTCACCCGATAACGTCACGGTTGTTGTTTTCGACATCACTGAAGCAGTCCCGGATGATACAGCTACTGCCACCCTTGACACTATTAGCGCAACACCACCTGTCTCTGACGAGCCAGACCTTCCACCATTACTTGCCGAAGATCTCGCCAACGGCTCACCGTCGGGGGAGGATCAGGCGGTTGCAGGTGCCGCTGAAGCCGATGCTCCCAATCGTGATGACCAAGACAGCGCTTCTGTCGGTGATGACGAATTTACAGACGACTCCGAAGCTCTTGACTCACACATTCGTGAGTCCGTGATTCAACAGGAGCTGTCTTCACGCCCCCATGAACTTGTTGGTGCTGCACTGACAGCCAATGCCGAAGGCAAGATTCCCCAGCTGGCCAAACCCTCTACGGTTCGCCGTGCCGCTACTGTTTTAACCCACAAACCAAGTAGTACCAAACCTAGTCTTCAAGAAGACGATGAAGTATCTTTGCCGCGCCTACGCCAACGTCCTTGGGTACTGGCCATCGTAGGCTCCCTAGTAGCTATCGTGATCGTGGCGGGTTCCTGGGCTGCCTATACCTGGACCCAGACACAGTTCTTTGTCGGGGTTTCTCAGGGAAATGTGGCGATTTATAAGGGAGTCTCTCAATCTTTGGGGCCAATTTCCCTTTCGCATGTGTACAGAGAAACTGGCGTTGAAGTTAGTTCTCTGCCTGACTATTCTCAACAACTTGTCGCCAAGACTTTACCGGCATCCACGCTCAGTGACGCGGAAGCGATCATCAGCGACTTGCAGTTGGGTACTGGCAGCAGTTTGCCTCCATGTGACCTCGTGATCAAACCCACCGCCAGCCCCACGCCCACAGGAAATTCCAGCGCCACGGCGAAGGCAACCCCTTCAGTAATACCAACACCGTCTTCTAGTAGTTCAACTTCCGGCAGTTCAACCTCAGGCCCCGCTAGCGGTAAAGCGACACCCACCGCACAGCCTACGTGCATCCCTGGGGGCAAAAAATGA
- a CDS encoding penicillin-binding transpeptidase domain-containing protein: protein MNQAIRNSWIVAIALFALLFGSISYVQFFAVDSLNANPNNKRQLLKSFCSERGPILVDGQAIAESVGTNTDCKFQRQYNDPLLYSGLTGFFSKFGGQYGLESTLREELTGNSDDALFDRISQAFTGEQPRGRSVELTIDSTIQQLAYDMIPDNIGGSIVVMNPKTGAIIAMVAKPSYDTNLLATHDKTVFNASMAQIVKTPGVHLNGSSAYTQLYSPGSVFKIIDTAAALESGKYNKDSVLPNPANLAFPGIGYELPNYANGQCYTQDKATFKFALENSCNTPFASIALDLGQDAITAEATKFGFNDNSLKFPDSVVTSRFPGREGVLEPAQLAQSAIGQLDVLASPLQVAMMTAAIANKGQQMTPNLVKAVRTPDLKTVSSLTPEVLRQSTTPEVAAQITDWMVSVVDNGIASAAAVPGVQVAGKTGTSELGDGLNNSWFTGFAPANDPEVVVSIVMPNVDVATGAELTSPNASKLFKAVLKK, encoded by the coding sequence GTGAACCAAGCAATCCGTAATTCTTGGATAGTGGCGATCGCCTTGTTCGCACTGCTCTTTGGTTCCATCTCCTACGTGCAGTTCTTTGCGGTTGATTCCCTCAACGCCAACCCCAACAACAAGCGGCAATTGTTGAAGAGCTTCTGCAGTGAACGTGGACCTATACTGGTTGATGGGCAGGCCATTGCCGAGTCAGTTGGCACCAACACTGATTGCAAGTTCCAGCGTCAGTACAACGACCCTCTGCTCTACTCAGGTCTAACCGGCTTCTTCAGCAAATTTGGTGGACAATACGGTTTGGAATCAACTCTTCGCGAGGAGCTCACCGGGAACTCGGATGACGCCCTGTTCGATCGCATCTCTCAAGCGTTCACAGGAGAGCAGCCGCGGGGCCGTTCGGTGGAACTCACCATCGACTCAACTATTCAGCAGCTTGCCTACGACATGATTCCGGATAATATAGGCGGATCCATAGTCGTGATGAATCCGAAAACCGGTGCCATTATTGCAATGGTTGCCAAGCCTTCCTATGACACCAACTTACTGGCTACCCACGACAAGACAGTTTTCAACGCTTCCATGGCGCAGATCGTCAAAACACCTGGTGTCCACCTGAATGGGTCATCGGCTTACACGCAGCTGTACTCGCCGGGCTCTGTTTTTAAGATCATTGACACCGCAGCCGCTCTTGAATCCGGGAAATACAATAAGGACAGTGTTCTGCCCAACCCTGCCAATCTAGCTTTTCCTGGTATTGGCTATGAGCTCCCAAATTATGCCAACGGGCAGTGCTACACGCAGGATAAAGCAACGTTCAAATTCGCACTGGAAAACTCCTGCAATACCCCCTTCGCCAGTATCGCCTTGGATCTGGGTCAGGATGCTATTACCGCGGAGGCAACGAAGTTCGGTTTCAATGACAACTCGTTGAAGTTCCCTGACTCTGTGGTCACCAGCCGCTTCCCCGGCCGGGAGGGGGTATTGGAGCCTGCACAACTGGCTCAAAGTGCCATCGGCCAGCTTGATGTGCTGGCATCACCGTTGCAGGTGGCCATGATGACAGCTGCTATTGCCAATAAGGGCCAACAAATGACACCAAATCTAGTAAAAGCCGTCCGTACCCCCGATCTCAAGACAGTATCAAGCCTCACTCCTGAGGTCCTCCGCCAGTCAACAACACCCGAAGTAGCAGCTCAAATTACTGATTGGATGGTCAGTGTGGTTGATAACGGCATCGCGTCGGCAGCAGCTGTACCGGGTGTTCAGGTAGCAGGAAAAACAGGAACCTCAGAGCTTGGGGATGGATTGAATAACTCATGGTTTACCGGCTTCGCGCCGGCGAATGACCCGGAAGTGGTGGTCAGCATCGTTATGCCCAATGTTGACGTGGCCACCGGAGCCGAACTGACAAGTCCCAATGCAAGTAAACTCTTCAAGGCGGTGTTGAAAAAGTGA